The following coding sequences are from one Streptococcus mitis window:
- a CDS encoding histidine phosphatase family protein: MKLYFVRHGRTVWNQEGRFQGASGDSPLLPESIDTLKLLGQYLKDVPFDQIYSSDLPRAVRSAEIIQSQLQTPCPLESVPNLREWQLGKLEGLKIATLEAIYPQQIKAFRSNLAQFDTQMFGAESLYSTTQRTIQFIKSLKDSPAERILIVGHGANLTASIRTLLSYKEPLLRKDGGLANASLTILETHDFETFTLDTWNDTSYQ; encoded by the coding sequence ATGAAACTCTACTTTGTCCGCCATGGCCGCACAGTCTGGAACCAAGAAGGACGCTTTCAAGGTGCTAGTGGTGATTCTCCCCTTCTTCCTGAATCCATTGACACCCTAAAACTACTTGGCCAGTATCTCAAGGATGTTCCTTTCGATCAGATTTATTCAAGTGATTTACCTCGAGCGGTCAGATCTGCCGAGATTATCCAAAGTCAACTCCAGACCCCCTGTCCTTTAGAAAGCGTTCCAAATCTCCGTGAATGGCAGCTGGGTAAGTTAGAAGGTTTAAAAATCGCAACCTTGGAAGCAATTTACCCACAACAAATCAAAGCTTTCCGATCTAATCTTGCTCAATTTGACACTCAAATGTTTGGAGCCGAATCCCTCTATAGCACCACGCAACGGACCATCCAATTTATCAAATCATTAAAAGATAGTCCAGCTGAGCGTATTCTAATTGTCGGTCATGGTGCTAATCTTACTGCCAGTATTCGTACTCTTCTAAGTTATAAAGAACCTCTTCTTCGTAAAGATGGAGGTCTAGCAAATGCCAGCCTGACAATTCTAGAAACCCATGATTTTGAAACATTTACGCTCGATACTTGGAATGATACTTCCTATCAATAA
- a CDS encoding tetratricopeptide repeat protein — translation MNNSQQMLQALEEQDLTKAEHYFVKALENDPSDLLYELATYLEGIGFYPQAKEIYLKIVEDFPEVHLNLAAIASEDGQIEEAFAYLEEIQTDSDWYVSALALKADLYQMEGLTDVAREKLLEALTYSEDPLLILGLAELDSELENYQEAIQGYAQLDNRTIYEQTGISTYQRIGFAYAQLGKFETATEFLEKSLELEYDDLTAFELASLYFDQEEYQKAVLYFKQLDTISPDFEGYEYGYSQALHKEHQVQEALRIAKQGLEKNPFETRLLLAASQFSYELHDASGAENYLLTAKEDAEDTEEILLRLATIYLEQERYEDILDLQSDEPENLLTKWMIARSYQEMDDLDTAYELYQELAGDLKDNPEFLEHYIYLLRELGYFEEAKVNAQAYLKLVPDDVQMQELFETL, via the coding sequence GTGAACAATAGTCAACAGATGTTACAGGCTTTGGAGGAGCAAGATTTAACCAAGGCAGAACATTATTTCGTCAAAGCTTTAGAAAATGATCCAAGTGACCTTCTGTATGAGTTAGCTACTTATCTTGAAGGAATTGGTTTTTATCCTCAGGCCAAGGAAATTTACCTGAAAATCGTAGAGGATTTTCCAGAGGTTCATCTTAATCTAGCAGCTATTGCTAGCGAGGATGGTCAAATCGAAGAAGCCTTTGCCTATCTAGAGGAAATCCAAACTGACAGTGACTGGTATGTTTCGGCTTTGGCACTTAAGGCAGACCTTTACCAGATGGAAGGTTTGACAGATGTGGCGCGTGAGAAACTTCTGGAGGCCTTGACTTACTCAGAAGATCCTCTCTTGATATTGGGCTTAGCAGAATTGGATAGTGAGTTGGAAAATTATCAAGAGGCCATTCAAGGCTATGCCCAGTTAGATAATCGTACTATTTATGAGCAAACAGGCATTTCCACCTATCAACGGATTGGCTTTGCCTATGCCCAGTTAGGGAAATTTGAAACGGCTACAGAGTTTTTAGAAAAATCCCTGGAGTTAGAATACGATGACCTAACAGCTTTTGAGTTGGCCAGTCTTTACTTTGATCAAGAAGAATACCAAAAAGCTGTCCTCTACTTTAAGCAACTTGATACCATTTCACCTGATTTTGAAGGATATGAGTATGGTTACAGTCAGGCCTTACATAAGGAACATCAAGTTCAAGAAGCCCTGCGTATCGCTAAGCAAGGGTTGGAGAAAAATCCATTTGAAACTCGTCTCTTACTGGCTGCTTCACAATTTTCTTATGAATTGCATGATGCTAGTGGGGCAGAGAACTACCTCCTTACTGCAAAAGAAGACGCTGAGGATACAGAAGAAATCTTGCTTCGTTTGGCTACTATTTATCTAGAGCAGGAGCGTTATGAGGATATTCTAGATTTGCAGAGCGACGAGCCAGAAAATCTCTTGACCAAATGGATGATTGCTCGTTCTTATCAAGAAATGGACGATTTGGATACTGCCTATGAGCTTTACCAAGAGTTGGCAGGAGATTTAAAGGATAATCCAGAGTTTCTGGAACACTATATCTACCTCTTGCGTGAATTGGGCTACTTTGAGGAAGCAAAAGTCAATGCTCAAGCTTACTTAAAACTGGTTCCAGATGATGTGCAAATGCAAGAACTATTTGAGACATTGTAA
- a CDS encoding amino acid ABC transporter permease, with protein MSYLFEILPSLLSGASMTLQVFALVLIFSIPLGVLIAFALQVHWKPLHHLINIYIWIMRGTPLLLQLIFIYYVLPSIGIRLDRLPAAIIAFVLNYAAYFAEIFRGGIDTIPKGQYEVAKVLKFSPFDTVRYIILPQVTKIVLPSVFNEVMSLVKDTSLVYALGISDLILASRTAANRDASLVPMFLAGAIYLILIGIVTILAKKVEKKYSYYR; from the coding sequence ATGTCTTATTTGTTTGAGATATTACCGAGTTTATTGAGCGGTGCAAGCATGACTTTGCAGGTTTTTGCACTGGTCTTGATTTTTTCTATTCCTTTGGGCGTTTTGATTGCCTTTGCCTTGCAAGTCCATTGGAAGCCCCTCCATCATCTGATTAATATTTATATTTGGATTATGCGGGGAACACCCTTGCTCTTGCAATTGATTTTTATTTATTATGTGCTTCCAAGTATTGGGATTCGTTTGGACCGTCTTCCTGCGGCTATCATTGCTTTTGTTCTCAATTATGCGGCTTACTTTGCTGAAATCTTCCGTGGAGGGATTGATACCATTCCTAAAGGTCAATATGAGGTTGCAAAGGTCTTGAAGTTCAGTCCTTTTGACACAGTGCGTTATATCATCTTGCCCCAAGTGACCAAGATTGTTCTTCCCAGTGTCTTTAACGAAGTTATGAGTTTGGTCAAGGATACCTCTCTGGTCTATGCTCTAGGCATTTCAGACCTTATCTTGGCGAGTCGAACAGCTGCCAACCGTGACGCTAGCCTGGTTCCCATGTTCTTGGCAGGAGCCATTTACTTGATTTTGATTGGGATTGTGACCATTCTTGCCAAAAAAGTTGAGAAGAAGTACAGTTACTATAGATAG
- a CDS encoding aminoacyl-tRNA deacylase, protein MAKKVKIKKTLVEQILSKASIPHQGIQINALEGELPQGYERDQIFKTLALLGDKTGPIIGVIPITQHLSEKKLAKISGNKKVSMIPQKDLEKTTGYIHGANNPVGIRQKHNYPIFIDKIALDLDQMIVSAGEVGHSIIVAPQDLASFVKADFADILEDSK, encoded by the coding sequence ATGGCAAAAAAAGTTAAAATCAAAAAAACATTGGTGGAACAAATCCTGTCTAAAGCATCTATCCCTCATCAGGGGATTCAAATCAATGCCCTAGAAGGAGAGCTTCCTCAAGGTTATGAACGAGATCAGATTTTCAAAACCTTGGCTCTTTTGGGAGATAAGACAGGACCGATTATCGGAGTTATCCCTATCACCCAACACTTGTCTGAAAAGAAACTAGCCAAAATTTCTGGCAATAAAAAAGTGAGCATGATTCCACAAAAGGACTTGGAAAAAACAACTGGTTACATTCATGGAGCAAATAATCCTGTCGGAATTCGTCAGAAACACAATTATCCCATTTTTATCGATAAGATCGCTCTAGACTTGGATCAAATGATTGTCTCTGCAGGGGAAGTTGGTCACAGCATTATCGTTGCTCCCCAAGACTTAGCTAGCTTTGTAAAGGCTGACTTTGCAGATATCTTGGAGGACAGCAAGTAA
- the lysS gene encoding lysine--tRNA ligase: MSTEHMEELNDQQIVRREKMAALREQGIDPFGKRFERTANSQELKDKFANLDKEQLHDKNETATIAGRLVTKRGKGKVGFAHLQDREGQIQIYVRKDAVGEENYEIFKKADLGDFLGVEGEVMRTDMGELSIKATHITHLSKALRPLPEKFHGLTDVETIYRKRYLDLISNRESFERFVTRSKIISEIRRYLDQKGFLEVETPVLHNEAGGAAARPFITHHNAQNIDMVLRIATELHLKRLIVGGMERVYEIGRIFRNEGMDATHNPEFTSIEVYQAYADFQDIMDLTEGIIQHAAKSVKGDGPVNYQGTEIKINEPFKRVHMVDAIKEITGVDFWQDMTLEEAKAIAAEKKVPVEKHYTEVGHIINVFFEEFVEETLIQPTFVYGHPVAVSPLAKKNPEDERFTDRFELFIMTKEYGNAFTELNDPIDQLSRFEAQAKAKELGDDEATGIDYDYIEALEYGMPPTGGLGIGIDRLCMLLTDTTTIRDVLLFPTMK; this comes from the coding sequence ATGTCAACAGAACATATGGAAGAACTAAATGACCAGCAGATCGTTCGCCGTGAAAAAATGGCTGCGCTCCGTGAACAAGGAATCGATCCTTTCGGAAAACGCTTTGAACGCACTGCAAATTCACAAGAATTAAAAGATAAATTTGCTAACCTCGATAAAGAACAATTACACGATAAAAACGAAACAGCTACTATCGCAGGACGCTTGGTAACCAAACGTGGTAAAGGTAAAGTAGGTTTTGCCCACCTTCAAGACCGCGAAGGTCAAATCCAGATTTACGTTCGTAAGGATGCTGTCGGTGAAGAAAACTATGAAATCTTCAAAAAAGCAGACCTTGGTGACTTCCTTGGTGTCGAAGGCGAAGTGATGCGTACAGATATGGGAGAACTCTCTATCAAGGCAACCCACATTACACACTTGTCTAAGGCTCTCCGTCCTCTTCCAGAGAAATTCCACGGTTTGACAGACGTTGAAACAATTTACCGTAAACGTTACCTTGACTTGATTTCTAACCGTGAAAGCTTTGAACGCTTTGTCACTCGTTCAAAAATCATTTCTGAAATCCGTCGTTACCTTGATCAAAAAGGTTTCCTTGAAGTGGAAACACCTGTTCTTCACAACGAAGCTGGTGGTGCTGCTGCCCGTCCATTTATCACCCACCACAATGCCCAAAACATTGACATGGTGCTTCGTATCGCGACTGAGCTTCACTTGAAACGCCTTATCGTCGGTGGTATGGAACGCGTCTATGAAATCGGACGTATCTTCCGTAACGAGGGAATGGATGCCACTCATAACCCTGAATTTACTTCTATCGAAGTCTACCAAGCTTATGCTGACTTCCAAGACATCATGGACTTGACGGAAGGCATTATCCAACATGCTGCTAAGTCAGTTAAAGGCGATGGTCCGGTCAACTATCAAGGAACTGAAATTAAGATCAACGAACCATTTAAACGTGTTCACATGGTGGATGCTATCAAAGAAATTACTGGTGTCGATTTCTGGCAAGACATGACTTTGGAAGAGGCTAAAGCTATCGCTGCTGAGAAGAAAGTTCCAGTTGAGAAACACTATACTGAAGTTGGCCACATTATCAATGTCTTCTTTGAAGAGTTTGTTGAAGAAACTTTAATCCAACCTACCTTTGTCTATGGACATCCAGTAGCTGTATCTCCACTTGCTAAGAAGAATCCTGAAGACGAACGCTTTACTGACCGTTTCGAGCTCTTCATCATGACTAAGGAGTACGGTAATGCCTTTACTGAGCTCAACGACCCAATCGATCAGCTTAGCCGTTTCGAAGCCCAAGCTAAAGCCAAAGAACTTGGTGATGATGAAGCGACAGGAATCGACTATGACTACATTGAAGCTCTTGAATACGGTATGCCACCAACAGGTGGTTTGGGAATTGGTATCGACCGTCTCTGCATGCTTCTCACTGATACAACTACTATCCGTGACGTATTGCTCTTCCCAACAATGAAATAA
- a CDS encoding amino acid ABC transporter substrate-binding protein: MTNKKIALVLVSILTFFLTACTQKASDPKQDNWDKYQEQGSITIGFDNTFVPMGFEEKDGQYTGFDIDLAQAVSEKLGFKVQFQPIDWDMKETELQNGTIDAIWNGYSATDERREKVAFSIPYMENQQVLVAKKSQQIHSVEDMKDKTLGAQAGSSGYLDFEAQPDLLKNRVKDQKANQYQSFNEALIDLKNDRVDALLIDRVYANYYLQSEGILNDYNVFSAGFESESFAVGVRPADKRLLQALNQAFIELYQEGKFQEISQKWFGEDVATKEVKSRD, from the coding sequence ATGACTAATAAGAAAATTGCTTTAGTATTGGTTTCTATCCTGACTTTCTTTTTAACGGCTTGCACTCAGAAGGCTAGTGATCCAAAGCAGGATAACTGGGATAAGTATCAAGAGCAGGGGAGTATAACCATTGGTTTTGATAATACCTTCGTACCTATGGGATTTGAAGAAAAGGATGGCCAATATACAGGCTTTGATATTGACTTAGCACAAGCTGTCTCTGAAAAATTAGGTTTTAAGGTTCAATTTCAACCAATCGACTGGGATATGAAGGAGACAGAACTGCAAAATGGGACCATTGATGCCATCTGGAATGGCTATTCTGCCACTGATGAACGCCGAGAAAAGGTTGCCTTTAGCATTCCATATATGGAAAATCAGCAAGTTCTGGTTGCGAAGAAAAGCCAGCAAATTCATTCAGTAGAGGATATGAAGGATAAGACCTTGGGAGCCCAAGCCGGTTCCTCTGGTTATTTAGACTTTGAAGCCCAGCCAGATTTATTGAAAAATCGTGTCAAAGACCAGAAGGCTAATCAGTACCAGAGTTTCAATGAGGCCTTGATTGATTTGAAAAATGACCGGGTTGATGCCTTGTTGATTGACCGAGTGTATGCTAATTACTATCTCCAGTCTGAAGGAATATTAAATGATTACAATGTCTTTTCAGCAGGATTTGAAAGTGAATCCTTTGCAGTCGGAGTAAGACCAGCAGACAAAAGATTACTACAAGCTTTAAACCAAGCCTTTATCGAACTATACCAAGAAGGAAAGTTCCAGGAAATCAGCCAAAAATGGTTTGGAGAAGATGTGGCAACAAAAGAAGTGAAAAGTAGAGATTGA
- a CDS encoding amino acid ABC transporter ATP-binding protein, giving the protein MLELRNINKDFGEKQILSNFSLKIPEKQILAIVGPSGGGKTTLLRMLAGLETIDSGQIFYNGESLELDELEKRNLLGFVFQDFQLFPHLSVLDNLTLSPVKTMGMKQQEAEKKACGLLEQLGLAGHADAYPFSLSGGQKQRVALARAMMIDPEIIGYDEPTSALDPELRLEVEKLILQNRELGMTQIVVTHDLQFAENIADQILKVEPK; this is encoded by the coding sequence ATGTTAGAATTACGAAATATCAATAAAGACTTTGGTGAAAAGCAAATTTTGTCCAATTTCAGTCTAAAAATTCCTGAAAAGCAAATCCTGGCTATCGTTGGACCTTCTGGTGGAGGTAAGACAACCCTCTTACGCATGCTTGCAGGTCTTGAAACCATTGATTCAGGACAAATCTTTTATAATGGAGAATCTTTAGAATTGGATGAACTGGAGAAGCGGAATCTACTGGGATTTGTATTTCAAGATTTTCAACTTTTCCCTCATTTATCAGTTTTAGATAATTTGACCTTATCGCCCGTAAAAACCATGGGAATGAAGCAGCAAGAGGCTGAGAAGAAGGCGTGTGGGCTCCTGGAACAGTTGGGACTGGCAGGGCACGCAGATGCCTATCCTTTCTCACTATCTGGTGGGCAAAAGCAAAGGGTAGCCTTGGCGCGTGCTATGATGATTGACCCAGAAATCATTGGTTACGATGAACCAACTTCTGCACTTGATCCAGAATTGCGCTTGGAAGTGGAAAAACTGATCTTGCAAAATAGGGAACTTGGCATGACGCAGATTGTGGTTACCCACGATTTACAGTTCGCTGAAAATATCGCAGATCAGATTCTCAAGGTTGAGCCCAAGTAG
- a CDS encoding DUF368 domain-containing protein translates to MLSWLARVIKGIVIALGFILPGISGGVLAAILGIYERMIGFLAHPFKDFKENVLYFIPVAIGMLLGIGLFSYPIEYLLENYQVFVLWSFAGAIIGTVPSLLKESARESDRDKIDLAWFWITFIISGLGLYALNFVVGTLSASFLNFVLAGALLALGVLVPGLSPSNLLLILGLYAPMLTGFKTFDLLGTFFPIGIGAGATLIIFSKLMDYALSNYHSRVYHFIIGIVLSSTLLILIPNAGNAESIEYTGLSLVGYVIIAFFFALGIWLGIWMSQLEDKYK, encoded by the coding sequence ATGCTCTCATGGTTAGCACGTGTTATTAAAGGGATTGTCATTGCTCTTGGATTTATCTTACCGGGAATTTCCGGAGGGGTTCTAGCAGCAATCTTAGGAATTTATGAACGAATGATTGGTTTTCTGGCCCATCCCTTTAAAGACTTTAAAGAAAATGTTTTGTACTTTATTCCAGTTGCCATCGGTATGCTTCTGGGAATCGGCTTATTTTCCTACCCGATTGAATACCTGCTTGAAAATTATCAGGTCTTTGTCTTATGGAGCTTTGCGGGTGCCATCATTGGTACAGTTCCTAGCCTTCTCAAAGAATCAGCTCGAGAATCTGACCGAGACAAGATTGATTTAGCTTGGTTCTGGATAACCTTTATCATTTCTGGATTAGGACTCTATGCCTTAAATTTTGTTGTTGGAACCTTAAGTGCCAGCTTTCTTAATTTCGTCCTAGCTGGTGCACTGCTGGCTCTTGGCGTATTAGTTCCTGGCCTCAGTCCATCAAATCTACTTTTGATTTTGGGCCTCTATGCTCCTATGTTGACTGGTTTTAAAACCTTCGACCTCTTGGGAACCTTCTTCCCGATTGGAATCGGGGCAGGTGCAACTCTCATTATTTTTTCAAAATTGATGGATTATGCCTTAAGCAACTACCACTCACGCGTCTATCATTTCATCATCGGTATCGTCCTATCGAGTACCCTTTTAATCTTGATTCCAAATGCAGGAAACGCTGAAAGTATCGAATACACAGGCCTTTCACTTGTTGGGTATGTCATCATCGCCTTCTTCTTTGCACTGGGAATCTGGCTTGGTATTTGGATGAGTCAATTGGAGGATAAGTATAAATAA
- a CDS encoding AI-2E family transporter, producing the protein MEQKEKHFSLSWFFKWFLDNKAITVFLVTLLLGLNLFILSKISFLFSPVLDFLAVVMLPVILSGLLYYLLNPIVDWMEKHKINRVIAISIVFVIIALFIIWGLAVAIPNLQRQVLSFARNVPVYLEDADRVIDDLVTKRLPDDFRPQLEQVLTNFSSQATVWASKVSSQAVNWVSAFISGASQVIVALIIVPFMLFYLLRDGKGLRHYLTQFMPTKLKEPVGQVLSDVNQQLSNYVRGQVTVAIIVAVMFMIFFKIIGLRYAVTLGVTAGILNLVPYLGSFLAMFPALVLGLIAGPVMLLKVVIVFIVEQTIEGRFVSPLILGSQLNIHPINVLFVLLTSGSMFGIWGVLLGIPVYASAKVVISAIFEWYKVVSGLYELEGEEIKSEQ; encoded by the coding sequence ATGGAGCAAAAAGAGAAACATTTTAGCCTATCTTGGTTTTTCAAGTGGTTTTTGGATAACAAGGCCATTACGGTATTTTTGGTAACTTTATTATTGGGACTGAATCTGTTTATTTTAAGTAAGATTAGTTTTCTATTTTCACCTGTTTTAGACTTTTTGGCAGTCGTGATGTTGCCAGTCATTCTATCTGGTTTACTATACTATTTGTTAAATCCTATTGTTGATTGGATGGAGAAACACAAAATCAATCGTGTTATAGCGATTAGTATTGTCTTTGTCATCATCGCTCTCTTTATCATTTGGGGCTTGGCAGTAGCTATTCCAAATCTACAACGTCAGGTTTTAAGTTTTGCAAGGAATGTTCCAGTCTACCTTGAAGATGCTGACAGGGTTATTGATGATCTGGTAACTAAGCGTTTACCAGATGATTTCAGACCTCAGTTAGAACAAGTTTTGACAAACTTCTCAAGTCAGGCTACAGTTTGGGCAAGTAAGGTTTCATCTCAAGCAGTCAACTGGGTGAGCGCCTTTATTAGCGGGGCTTCTCAAGTGATTGTTGCCTTGATTATCGTTCCTTTCATGCTCTTTTATCTCTTACGTGATGGAAAAGGACTACGTCACTATTTGACCCAATTCATGCCAACGAAATTGAAAGAACCTGTTGGACAAGTTCTATCAGATGTGAATCAGCAGTTGTCTAACTATGTTAGAGGGCAAGTAACAGTGGCTATTATTGTAGCGGTAATGTTTATGATTTTCTTCAAGATTATTGGTCTACGCTATGCAGTTACGTTGGGGGTTACTGCTGGTATTTTAAATCTGGTTCCTTATCTTGGTAGCTTTTTAGCCATGTTTCCTGCCCTAGTATTGGGCTTGATTGCTGGGCCAGTTATGCTTTTAAAAGTAGTGATTGTCTTTATCGTAGAACAAACTATTGAAGGCCGTTTTGTCTCTCCACTGATTTTGGGAAGTCAATTAAACATCCATCCCATTAATGTTCTCTTTGTTTTGTTAACTTCAGGATCCATGTTTGGTATCTGGGGAGTTTTACTCGGTATTCCGGTTTATGCTTCTGCTAAAGTTGTCATTTCAGCGATTTTTGAATGGTATAAGGTAGTCAGTGGACTATATGAACTAGAGGGAGAGGAAATAAAGAGTGAACAATAG